From a region of the Rhipicephalus microplus isolate Deutch F79 chromosome X, USDA_Rmic, whole genome shotgun sequence genome:
- the LOC142776208 gene encoding uncharacterized protein LOC142776208, with translation MPPIRCLLTVPHIQIKRTYHLEEGSVVALKHAIATCPVLGSQVQLSCSNFQVMDPLFNQLVDLATEDSIPDMSKIVLMAQQESSGNEAPSCSSSQDDMPATPCVSYNGAVLEDAEFFWLMVDQTKCFQVTNAEEGLVAIMCANWLFNVQYACKAFNTLVVLERFFLELEKTTPRSVVAKFLNIVVKST, from the exons ATGCCGCCGATCCGTTGTCTGCTGACTGTACCGCACATTCAGATAAAGCGGACGTACCACTTGGAAGAAGGTTCCGTGGTCGCCCTCAAACATGCGATTGCCACATGTCCTGTCCTTGGGTCGCAAGTTCAACTGTCTTGCAGCAACTTTCAG GTAATGGATCCTCTGTTCAATCAACTTGTCGACCTCGCTACTGAAGACAGCATACCCGATATGTCGAAAATCGTTCTTATGGCACAGCAAGAAAGTAGCGGGAATGAAGCGCCGTCATGTTCATCGTCACAG GACGACATGCCAGCAACGCCATGTGTATCTTATAATGGGGCCGTCCTTGAAGATGCAGAGTTTTTCTGGCTGATGGTAGACCAGACAAAGTGTTTTCAAGTGACTAATGCAGAGGAAGGACTTGTCGCAATTATGTGTGCAAACTGGTTGTTCAATGTTCAATATGCTTGTAAAGCGTTCAACACCCTTGTCGTCCTCGAAAGATTTTTTCTTGAGCTCGAAAAGACAACACCAAGATCTGTTGTTGCGAAGTTCTTAAACATTGTCGTAAAATCCACATAG